A genomic region of Zea mays cultivar B73 chromosome 6, Zm-B73-REFERENCE-NAM-5.0, whole genome shotgun sequence contains the following coding sequences:
- the LOC103629496 gene encoding probable salt tolerance protein codes for MRIQCNACGAAEARVLCCADEAALCVACDEEVHAANKLAGKHQRVQLLTDSATAAASPAPAVPKCDICQEASGYFFCLEDRALLCRDCDVAIHTVNSFVSVHQRFLLTGVQVGLDPADPVPPIAEKHVNASGGSVKQSVRHLPRRSPGVQFSVEGSASVPSKNVSNGDYSRQNSVPTARAEVVDWTKNNTTIQSVESPPKYMSEESPTLLQSSQTTTVFSNQINGNSDGTYHLSFSSGNVTDSLPDWPVDEFFSNSEYVPNLGFSEHGSSKGDNAKLESAGGSLQCRLAEGSIAEELLGQVPGLITDDYMSRVPENSWTVPEVPSPPTASGLNWHGNLCFPAYDSTMFVPEITSLQNSQNQFTVPSSFKRRRREY; via the exons ATGAGGATCCAGTGCAACGCGTGCGGGGCCGCGGAGGCGCGGGTGCTGTGCTGCGCGGACGAGGCCGCGCTATGCGTCGCCTGCGACGAGGAGGTGCACGCCGCCAACAAGCTCGCCGGGAAGCACCAGCGGGTGCAGCTCCTGACGGactccgccaccgccgccgcctcccccgCGCCGGCCGTGCCCAAGTGCGACATCTGTCAG GAGGCTTCTGGATACTTCTTCTGCCTAGAGGACCGTGCACTACTTTGTAGAGACTGTGATGTTGCTATACACACAGTGAATTCCTTTGTTTCAGTACATCAGAGATTCCTGCTAACTGGAGTTCAGGTGGGTCTTGATCCTGCTGATCCAGTTCCACCCATTGCTGAAAAGCATGTTAATGCTTCTGGTGGATCAGTAAAGCAATCAGTGAGACATCTGCCTAGGAGAAGCCCGGGAGTTCAATTTTCAGTTGAAGGCAGTGCTTCTGTTCCGAGCAAAAATGTATCAAATGGAGATTATTCAAGGCAGAATTCTGTTCCAACAGCCAGGGCAGAAGTGGTTGATTGGACTAAGAACAATACTACAATTCAGTCAGTAGAATCCCCACCTAAGTACATGTCAGAGGAGAGTCCAACACTTCTGCAATCTAGCCAGACCACAACAGTCTTCTCTAACCAAATTAACGGCAATAGTGATGGGACCTACCACTTGTCATTCTCAAGTGGTAATGTGACAGACAGTCTACCAGATTGGCCTGTGGATGAGTTCTTCAGTAACTCAGAATATGTTCCAAACTTAGGCTTCTCCGAGCATGGTTCTTCTAAG GGTGATAACGCTAAGCTGGAGAGTGCTGGTGGATCTCTACAATGCCGTTTAGCTGAAGGCTCCATTGCTGAGGAACTATTAGGACAGGTGCCTGGGTTGATCACTGATGATTATATGAGCCGGGTACCTGAGAATTCATGGACAGTACCTGAGGTTCCCTCGCCACCAACTGCCTCGGGGCTCAATTGGCATGGGAATTTGTGTTTCCCTGCATATGACAGCACAATGTTTGTTCCTGAAATTACATCCCTCCAGAACTCCCAAAATCAGTTCACCGTACCTTCGAGTTTCAAGCGCCGGAGAAGAGAGTATTGA